A genome region from Microplitis mediator isolate UGA2020A chromosome 4, iyMicMedi2.1, whole genome shotgun sequence includes the following:
- the LOC130666400 gene encoding rab11 family-interacting protein 2, whose protein sequence is MWSPTHVQVTVQRARGLLTKGKHKTNDCFVTIALGKEKYQTSVKEKANENVEWHEECELQIPSQGNTAEIILTALHRNFLGVDEFLGMVSVPLSSFDVYERPRNRWYSLGSKPGKENTKERGELEVKIGFIVKAGSLTDLTRKERHKSSLGQLSTAAQSIGGSLLSIGSLEKRKGLKKLAKSIGNRVKGKSKSKLGHDHDFDEVEEHHIRPTRQEPGEADPGVISEDDEFTFDDLSHKSSASSLNAPVSSGLTSGYSSNSTTQSSRTTDFNVSSAPTNPAPNKPPRFTTGSNLNSPLPTNNISGINNNTHNNNNSSINNNNNINNNNNDDDDDAEQDEWGRKLYGLQSSNINTKKWDNKLNPKIVVDQAKDNNNHALTTSSINSSPSTTTRFRDTPEPPSPAPREIIQVKRISKDDKTIMKDRNSKEEKQLITGNSGGRDRSPNVREDKVGNKSQKDEKISKKDKKNREKELLKNKDIGEEVKLSSERIIIGGEDATKKNNMGVKSRLPHEVLAQFDGKTREDLIELALQLQTEVNDKKRRLADLEDYIDSLLLRVIETSPRILQNPYSTNHRLL, encoded by the exons ATGTGGAGTCCAACACACGTACAGGTAACAG tTCAAAGGGCACGAGGATTGTTAACAAAAGGAAAACATA AGACAAACGACTGCTTCGTGACAATCGCACTTGGCAAGGAGAAATATCAAACGTCAGTTAAAGAGAAGGCCAACGAGAATGTCGAATGGCACGAAGAATGTGAACTACAGATTCCTTCGCAGGGCAATACGGCGGAAATAATCCTCACTGCTCTTCATCGTAACTTCCTGGGCGTTGACGAGTTCTTAGGAATGGTCAGCGTCCCATTGTCAAGCTTCGATGTCTACGAGAGACCAAGAAACAGATG GTATAGCCTTGGGAGTAAGCCCGGTAAAGAAAATACTAAAGAACGTGGTGAGCTTGAAGTTAAAATAGGTTTTATTGTAAAAGCTGGAAGTCTTACCGATTTGACGCGTAAGGAACGTCACAAAAGTTCATTGGGTCAATTATCTACGGCAGCACAGTCGATTGGTGGCAGTCTTTTGAGTATTGGTAGTTTGGAGAAACGTAAGGGTTTGAAAAAACTAGCTAAATCTATTGGGAATCGTGTGAAAGgaaaaagtaaaagtaaattGGGACACGATCATGATTTTGACGAAGTAGAAGAACATCATATTAGGCCGACTAGACAAGAACCTGGTGAAGCTGATCCTGGTGTTATTAGCGAAGATGATGAATTTACG tttgaCGATTTATCACACAAAAGTTCAGCATCATCACTGAATGCTCCAGTATCAAGTGGCTTAACTTCCGGTTACTCTAGTAATTCAACAACACAAAGTTCACGTACAACTGATTTTAATGTATCATCTGCACCTACAAATCCAGCTCCAAATAAACCACCTCGTTTTACCACTGGttctaatttaaattcacCACTACCCACAAATAATATTAGTGGTATCAATAACAACActcataataacaataatagtagtattaataataataataatattaataataataataatgatgatgatgatgatgctgAGCAAGACGAGTGGGGTCGTAAGCTTTACGGTTTACAATCGtcaaatataaatactaaaaaatgggataataaattaaatcctaAAATAGTAGTAGATCAAGCAAAAGATAACAATAATCACGCACTTACAACGTCTTCAATTAATTCATCGCCATCAACAACCACAAGATTTCGTGATACTCCAGAACCACCAAGTCCAGCTCCACGTGAAATTATTCAGGTTAAACGGATAAGCAAGGACGATAAAACAATAATGAAAGATCGTAACTCTAAAGAAGAAAAACAGTTGATCACTGGTAATAGTGGTGGTAGAGATCGTAGTCCTAATGTTAGAGAAGATAAAGTCGGTAATAAAAGTCAAAAGGacgaaaaaatatcaaagaaagataaaaaaaatcgagagaAAGAATTACTTAAGAATAAAGATATCGGTGAAGAAGTTAAACTATCTTCtgaaagaattattattgGCGGTGAAGAtgctactaaaaaaaataatatgggaGTTAAAAGTCGGCTTCCTCATGAAGTTCTTGCACAGTTTGATGGTAAAACACGTGAG gatctCATTGAGTTGGCTTTACAATTACAAACAGaagttaatgataaaaaacgacGGCTTGCCGATCTTGAAGATTATATTGATTCACTTTTACTCCGAGTTATTGAAACCTCACCCCGGATATTACAGAATCCGTACTCGACTAATCATCGTTTACTATAG